tgataaaaaaatacagtgctgagttttttatttcataaaatctcAAAGCTATTTTTTCTTACTCTCCCAGTCCAACAGTTTTGATCGGTACCACCCTTTTGATCCTCGTTTACAATAGTGCTAATTAGGGGTAACTGACCCTTATAAAAAGTTCTCTATCAGTTAGACATCAACAGATACACATTCAACAACAAATAagaattctacctgaaaatggaCATAATTGTTAAAGCTGTTCAAGCGAGGAAATCCTGGCTATAAGTGGCTGGACAGTCAGAGAAAGAATAACCTTGAGCCAAAAAGGCAAGCTTCTAGCCCCAAATTAACTCTAGCCCACCGGGTAACCCGTCTACGATTAGGTAGAAAACTCTTTCCAGACGAAAGTAGGGTATGCCTGCGATTGAAGATGACGAGACTGCAGAAGAtctggagaaagattcgcgtAGGTGGTTCCTCATGGCTTGGGCCGACAGTCACAGAAAGACTAACCTTGAGCCAAAAAAGCAAGCTTCTAGCCCCAAATTGACTCTATCCCACCGGGTAACCCGTCTACGATTAGGTAGAAAACTCTTTCCAGACGAAAGTAGGGTATGCCTGCGATTAAAGATGACGAGACTGCAGCAGAtctggagaaagattcgcgtAGATGGTTCCTCATGGCTTGGGCGGACAGTGAGAGAAAGACTAACCTTGAGCCAAAAAAGCAAGCTTCTAGCCTCAAATTGACTCTATCCTACCGGGTAACCCGTCTAcgattatctagaaaactcttTCCAGACGAAAGTAGGGTATGCCTGCGATAGAACAAGACGAGACTGCAGAAGAtctggagaaagattcgcgtAGGTGGTTCCTCATGGCTTGGGCCGACAGTCACAGAAAGACTAACCTTGAGCCAAAAAAGCAAGCTTCTAGCCCCAAATTGACTCTATCCCACCGGGTAACCCGTCTACGATTAGGTAGAAAACTCTTTCCAGACGAAAGTAGGGTATGCCTGCGATTGAAGATGACGAGACTGCAGAAGAtctggagaaagattcgcgtAAGTGGTTCCTCATGGCTTGGGCGGACAGTCAGAGAAAGACTAACCTTGAGCCAAAAAAGCAAGCTTCTAGCCCCAAATTAACTCTAGCCCACCGGGTAACCCGTCTAcgattatctagaaaactcttTCCAGACGAAAGTAGGGTATGCCTGCGATTAAAGATGACGAGACTGCAGCAGAtctggagaaagattcgcgtAGATGGTTCCTCATGGCTTGGGCGGACAGTGAGAGAAAGACTAACCTTGAGCCAAAAAAGCAAGCTTCTAGCCTCAAATTGACTCTATCCTACCGGGTAACCCGTCTAcgattatctagaaaactcttTCCAGACGAAAGTAGGGTATGCCTGCGATAGAACAAGACGAGACTGCAGAAGAtctggagaaagattcgcgtAGGTGGTTCCTCATGGCTTGGGCCGACAGTCACAGAAAGACTAACCTTGAGCCAAAAAAGCAAGCTTCTAGCCCCAAATTGACTCTATCCCACCGGGTAACCCGTCTACGATTAGGTAGAAAACTCTTTCCAGACGAAAGTAGGGTATGCCTGCGATTGAAGATGACGAGACTGCAGAAGAtctggagaaagattcgcgtAGGTGGTTCCTCATGGCTTGGGCGGACAGTCAGAGAAAGACTAACCTTGAGCCAAAAAAGCAAGCTTCTAGCCCCAAATTCACTCTATCCCACCGGGTAACCCGTCTACGATTAGGTAGAAAACTCTTTCCAGACCAAAGTAGGGTATGCCTGCGATAGAAGATGACGAGACTGCAGAAGATCTGGGGAAAGATTCGCGTAGGTGGTTCCTCATGGCTTGGGCGGACATTTCAATGAAAGAAAAATCGAGTAAAAAAACTTTTCGAATTCAAGCGTATGTTTTATTAACTGTTAATTATATCTctgattcattttttaaagattttcaaaaaaaaattcaataacaataTAGATCACTCATTATAAAGCTAAGACTAATGACTTTGAGTTGcataatcagaaaaaaaaagattttttagaatatacaaactgaaaatataaaaaaatatataacaaacgTAAAATCAATCATTAAAAGTCGCGCGTGCCGAATCGTTAGAAGCAACGTAGCTCCGCTGAGATCTATGCTTTCGAGATTTGCTCGCTTTGCTGTCCCAATAAAAAATGAGTTCAATCCAATTTTCTTATCTAGGTTTGTGTTCTAGGAGGTGGTGCCATGACACCATGTGAAAGGTAGAAGTATGTTgatttttcctaaaacgtgtaccAAGAATATCGGAGAGGACTATTAGGTAATTTCCTGAGTCAGATGTCGgaggattattgttttatcgAAGGAGTTGTTCGTGGAAACGGTCAGAGCAAAAATATGAGTGAAAATGTATCTGttctatgtttttttaaatatgaaggCCGCCACAGCTTCATCTAATAGTCAAACTTTAATTCAGGCgatattatttgttgttttttttgttcgaTCACTATTGTCTTGAAGAGCTAAAAAGTAAGCGACATTTCAAATCAAACAgttaaaagttattgaaaattagatTAGAAATTTCATCTCAACAAACAGACAAACTAACACTGTAAGTTGAATAATGTGCGATAAAAATCGAAACTAACGATGAATATCCAGgtaatttatattcataatcaCAATCACATCAAATacttaaataattattcttatACTTAATAATTGCAATAATTGACATTATTGACGTACATCATAGATGTAATTAAGGTATATGTAAATACCTGATCAATTTATGTTATGAAACCAGtttaacatgaaaaattaacaaCTTTCACCAATTAAgggaaattattattgatattaagCGGGCCACACACGATACTGCGGCGTCGTACGTTTTGACCGCAGAGAGATCTGACAATTGGATGGATTTTCTATCAACTAACCGGACCattctttttgaaataatgaatattgcTTTTTGTCGTGTGTATAATTATGGTGAAAAATGACtataaagagaattttttgaattgtacAGAGAACAAGAGTGATTTTAAAAAGTAAAGAGTTATGTATATCATAACCTCAACCTCCGAAAAACATTTCTGTTGAAACATTTCAagacaaaattaataattatcgaaAGTGGTATAAACAGGGACTAAAACTAGtaacaaattcaattaaatctCGAACACGAACTGATAATATTGATAAACCAAAGTTATGGTATTTTGAATTGCTGTCATTCCTGAATTCATTCAAGCTGTACCCCGGGCAAGTGTTTCTAACCTCATTACCCACAAAGCGAGAGACgctaataaaattatattttggtcAGTCATGACTGACAGTGTACTGTCGTACGACGCGCAGTATCGTGAGGGTCCTCCTTAAAACCTTCGCAAccttaaaaatttttagtaatcAAACCAAAATGTTCGTCACTAGTTAGATGGTTATTATGTTTTGCTGGtcaattatattgtttaatGATGGGTAATTGTACAGAACTGCTatgaccaaagaaaaaatgtttgtctatGCTTCATAGACTACGAAAAAGCTTTCGATAAAGTTCAACATCACAAACTTATACGGCtccttaaaaaattggatttggacGAAAAGGACATTCGTTGTATCGAAAATCTGTATTGGCACCAAAAAGCGCAAGTCAAAATAAATCATGGTCGAACTGAGCAAGTTTGGATTCGCAGAGGAGTACGTCAATGTCGTATATTGTCGCCGTtcctgtttaatatatactctgAAGCCATCTTTCGAGAGTCACTTGAAGATAGAGACATTGGGATCAAAGTCAATGGAGTCTGGGTCAACAATATACGTTACGCCGATGACACAGTGctgattatatataatatagatgacctacaacaactaattaatatagtatgaagtatgaagaatggtcgtcggatggtgaaataaaatgccgaattgaacaagctcgaagtacattcataaaatttaaaaatctatttacatgtaccgactttgatcttgatcttagagacttgtgcggtgctacgtttggtcagtgcttctttacgggatggagggttggaccgttaaggtaaaaaacatcaacaaattagaagcattcgaaatgtgggtaaatcgtagaatcctgaagataccatggactgccaaagtgaggaatgaggatattctcagacgtatcaataaagaccgtgaactcttcaacatcgtgaagaaacgaaagattgcatatctcGGCCATttaatgcgaggccataaatatcaattccttcagctgatagtcgagggcaagacTAAAGGTAAgagaggatgtcatggttgcggaacgtgaggcagtggacgggtatacaagatattcagacattgatccataccgctagagatagagaaaccatgaaaaatgtggtcgcgaacatccattaatggataagcattaaaagaagaagagatgGGTAATTCTACGTTCTTAGAACACGGTCATACAATTTCTCGATACCTAAATTGATTGTTGTTGAGTGGATTTTATGCGATATACAAGCACAAAAACATCATGATAACgagattatatttataaatacttaaataaaaccaaatatgttctgttaaaaaaagtaatataaaataaaagaattaataaCGTCCTTATTGATAAAAACAGTGAATTTTTGCTGTTCTTTAAATTTGATACATAACTGAGGATAATACATCGAAAAAGTTcaactttgagaaaaaatttacctcAATACTAAGCTGTAGAAATAAATGGAATCTTAACACCATACAATAAATGAACAGAATTAGTATACGGACGGATCTGGAATAGAAGTGAACGGACTCAGAGCCAAATACTCTGTAAGCCTACGCAACACACCCAGCAGAAATTTATGGAATTGAAAAATGAGTTCAGTTCAATTAAAAGAGGAACTATCGGAAACAGGAGATCATTATCCTGTCCGATAatcaagcagccattagagctttaagctccaatatcataaaatccaaactcggCGGCAACGCAACTTCTCACACTGACTAAAATtcacgaattacacttcgaattggttgactacccaccgtattcaccagatctatcctccagcgactttttcctgtttctcAACCTCATAGTTTCACTTGCGGAAGAGAAAGTTTCATAAGACGGAGACGTTATCGCTCAGgtaaacgcctattttgaggagaGAGACAGCATCTATTATTTGGAAGTGTTAAAGAAGACTTTAAAGGAGACGAAGACTATgttggaaaatgaaaataacaaaaaaaattgctgcttcatcgaaaagaaccGTTTGTtgttggtttgctgaatttaaacgtgacCTTATAACCGATAATGGTGAGCATTCTGGTGGTTActacagaaaacatcaaaaaagtccacaaattgattatatctaccagaaggcagtgtgtttacaattatgcatgaacatttttCCATGacaaagcttttttcaaagtgggtgccgcgtttactcacagtcgatcaaaaacaacaacctATCGATGATTCAGAACAGTGCTTGGTCATGTCAAgtttatggcttcagtattttgtgATGGgaatggaatattgttcatcgcaTATGTCCAAAAGGAAGAAGCAATCAATAGcaaatactacatagagttgttggatcgtttgaatgcataAATCGAGGAAAGACGGCCTGATGtgtcgaagaaaaaaaccaTTGTTTCACTAAGACAATGCACCCATTGTTGTCAATGATGGTTACATTGAACGAATTGCTtcatcatccaccgtatagtccataTCTAGCCTCCCTTTTACAAgtacggcatcgagaagttagaaaAGCGTTGCAATGATTATATTGCTCTTGTAGGAGATTGCATTGATgaatcaaatcgatttttagcaaaaaaatttgtttttcttagttagtcacacgatttattgcGTGATgtgttattatattttaatatttgacaaCAGAATAATACCAAATTATAcgatgatatatatatatatatattatttttattttcagaaagtGCGCGTTACTGGAAGTTCCAAGGTTATGTTTTTATAGAATGAATATAGGAGAAACTGACGACTGGTACAACATATCTCAAATATGCCGGAATAGGGTAAGgcataatcattattatttcaataaagataaaaatacattgatctttgtttatttttagataattgcagtctgtgattttttaaattatctcaaatatatagaagGAGGTTTAGTGAAAAGTTCTggtaagatttttattatttattatgtaaatatatagcaAATTCAAAGTCGAGTAGAGAAATCGAGTTATAAAatataacttataataattcacttatcactatcacttaactaacttgaataatttatttaaattctttgattactttctatttcggtctgttcactacgactatttattataaactaactaaactgcgTTAAACAAACTCTTTATATATCCGAAAAGAATTctcaaaacttttataaaatagagaaacaaacaacaaaagaaacaatgtaaataaaccggcTGCTGTAATAAGAACTTATACagaacaaacatcaaacggattccgcggtttataaaaagtatgtcAAAGGCGCAGCGCGTGTTCgtcgaattttagaattccaatTCATCTAGGCAGGACCGGATTCAAGGCGGTGACGCCTTCgtaacaatattatataaatattaaatagttttcatattttaaaattagtagatgactgaaattttctttgattgAAATAACGTCTATTGACcattttttacgtaaacatACCCAAGGATCTTATCAaattataaagttgaaattttattgataacaaATGTAATTTAAATACCTGTGAGCTAATTTTAGAGGTCAATAGGGGCGAGAAAAGATGAATAGCCTACAGGTGGTAAATCTATAAATCTGCCAAGTGAAAGTAATCTATCCTTATTTTAATTAATGGTTTGTTTATTTCAGCGCACGACATCTATTGGGAGATCGTACGATTAAGGAAGAATATGTGTCTCGCACGACTAGGTCTCGTTTTATCATGAAATCCTCGTTGTTGCTAGTACTCCGAAGACGtgccaaattatttttatagtttgttGTAGATCTGATAATTTTATCTAAACCAAAGATTATCGTTAGTTGATAAAAACAAGCAACTATTTCAGGTAGAGCTAGTAAacagtttaataataaaataatgtttcagTTCAGTTTTTTAATGTTAGCTGTTTGAAATGTACCATTAATACTTAGAAGATGGTAACTTTGAATGCAGCAAAATGGATAATCTGACATAGAGTTTCTCAAACTGTTTTCCTAGTAAACCACTTGTAGTGATGTCAGTGAAAGATGAAAATTTACAAGGACCCCTGTCAAATCTTCCCTTGATCCCAAGGGGTTCTTCTAGACCATTTCGGGATCACTAATCTAATGTGACAGTAAAAAAGGagattgataaataaattatacattattttattggAGTACAgacaatttattcataattccCATGGTTGGTTTATAATTATTGTCATTAACAAGAAacctttttttagaaatttttttcacaataaacaaTTGTCTGggaattttttcttatattcagAACGATTTTTATCAGTATGATGAAGTAGTTGCTAGTttataaacgaaaaataattaatatcattttaatttagGCTTTCAAAAAAGATGTGGATTGTTGtagaataaatgatattttaaaacaGTATCTATTTTTTCACCTTACCCGCCTCCCAAAAACCCTATAATACacacatctccaaaagtcttgCCCCCCCCCTGGAAACTTTCAAGTTTGTTTGTATAGAGCTCATTTTTTGTTCCTCCATTTTGGGGCACCTTAATAAATCATATTTCAGAAGAGCAATGACGTAACTGAAAACAGACTTTGTTTCAATGGTGAGGGGTCATAACCCCCAAAACTGTcttacttttagaaaaaaatttttataagcgTCAAAGCTTTGACAGTTTGAGCAAAGTGCTTAAATTAAAGGAAGATCACTAAGCAGTCGGCACTTATCACAGAAAAGTGATaccatacaaaaaataaagCTTCCTGCATTCTTATTTCATCTATTTGTGGAAAACTGGTAATTTGAACGAAACAAATCTATCACTTTCCTGCAAAATAATTCAAGtcacaattttttacaaatggaAGAAAAAGGGAAGCactgaattattgaaaaacttatAATTAGTTGTATGTTTTGCTACAGTTAGAGTTAAATCAAATACGGCAGACaatatagaattatttttatttacaaataccagagaaaaaaatattaggtaattatctagattaggttacaccctcCACCTATATATTAgtctattgaaatatataaaagaagtcgaaacgccaaattttcatgttttgaaaaaattataaaaaaacaaattttaaatctGAGGAGATCTGAAATCGAGAAAATTTAGgcacaaaaatatatcaaaaggtgtgagaaatttaagaaataattttttagttattccAAATATTGTAACCCTCCTTTCAAGAACAATGAAGGGATGATGGACAAACCTACATCTGTAAATCAGTCCAAACTCCATCAGTACCAATGAAATAAGACCCTTTACCCTAAGGAAATGCTGAATagagatattaattttttaatgaataaatagaaacaCTATAATCACATATATTACTGATTTCCACTTAATCTACATCAAGAAACCTAACTTCACTTATCATCTTCAAAATCAGCAGGATTCTTCAACATTAACCTATGATGTTCTTTCTCTACTTGATCATAAACTAGGTATCCTATTCCAAGTgctaaaaatatgtaattattattaaattgaatgaaaaagttCTTTTGTTGAGTATTATTTGAACCAACTATTGCAAATCTCATactcaaataaattattcgGATTATTTATACAACATTCATAACACGATATTGTCAatcttatgaaattatattgaaaataaaaactaatatcaGTAGATCAGTATTTTTTAAACTTACGAGGAACAACATATATGATTTGGTCTAAAATTCTTCTGATGGTATTTGGAATTCCATGTGATATCCATCCCGCAAAAGATTTTTGCTCAAAATGGGAAATTTTATAAGTAACAATTCCTCTAAGTTTAAACAATTCTCCAAATCCATGACCCATGGTTTTTCTAAAAAGATGTAAAGTTATGTAACAAccattaataaatatatgagttacaattatattttattcaagtaTCTACTATAGTGAAacaatgattattaataatactgGTGTAAAACTTACCCGTATTAAAAGAACTTTAATTATTACTGGGATAATAATGGACTTTAATGACACTTAACCACCAAATATACCATACAattattatagttgcgttcggTAATGCTGTCAGCCGAATAGAGGGAGTACAGAGCGATTTATATCACGTGATCATAGGTTGTATAGATTGATGGTGATAACTGCCGAACCGTAAACGAATAAGCAACAAAACTCAACCCAAGATTGGGTTGGTCATAACCTAGGACACTTCCACAAGGACTACTTTCATTAACCCCACACAATCCACGTCACAAATTACAGAAAGTGTACAGCCATCATATGAAAGCTTTCACCTTGGTTATATCGTCAAGAACAATGGTCATATTAAGTACAAGTCATATTTTTTCTAGTCTTTTGAGTTGATATATTGCTAAGCTTTAGAGTGCGTTTCTATAGAGCAATTGGTAAGCATTGAAATGTCAAACGAAACgtcaaaagtaaaaacaaatttaagagcTCTCTTTCAAGATTCGGAGCAAAGAGATCTTATTCAGTTTgctcaaaaatgtatataatcgAACCGAAATCGACATAAAGTGGATGGTCTAACAATATCTAACAAGCAAAGTACTCAGTTGTAGGTAGCCGAACGCAGTATATACTGATCATTAATCATAGATCAGTCGGATCACCGAAAGAAAGTATTGACTTCAGCGCCTCATTATGTTACCGTTTGTTCATAGAACTTAAATACTAGGTTGATATCAAGTAGCGTAAAGGACCAAAACAAAAGGTAGAAGATTTTGGCAATCTAACCTTATTTTGGTTAAGTGACATGTGAATGTATACAATCTTTGTGAATGTATCTGTATGAGGAAACTGAtagtttgattatttttttctgttcgtAATTAAAATTAACTATACTTTTGAACAAAAAAGGGAATAAGTACCCTATCTAAACAACATACCAAAAATGTCCTGCTGCAACTATTCATATATTAagagaaaagtataaaataggagagaaaacataaatttcattatGATACTTCTAAATAATCATAGAATTTCTAACAGAATTGTTGCATCACACAAAATGTACTTACCTATAGTAAAAAGACAGATTCACAAAGAATATTTTCCGTCTGCAAAGAAAAGAGTGTTTTTACCTAAtccacaaaaacaaaaacagacCATTACAATTAAAAAGACCCACTCCCCTCGGGTAGAAACAGTTTGCGCTTTCcgtaaaaataaactaaacatTCAAATGTTGTCAAAACCAATTTATGACCAAGTTTTCATTGAGGGGTATAAAGACAGTAGTATATCGAAAATCATTCAAAGTTGCCAAGAAGACCTGAAGAAACGTCAAATGGTAAATAGTGATAGTGATTTTCAACGAGACGTTGATTATAAAATCCCCCCTTTAAATGGAAAGAatataattgaacattttcaaaatattgggGAGGAACAAGCAAAACCCTACAGAGATTTAATTCTATCATTGCTTGAGTATACTCCACTTCCTCCAGA
The window above is part of the Diorhabda sublineata isolate icDioSubl1.1 chromosome 3, icDioSubl1.1, whole genome shotgun sequence genome. Proteins encoded here:
- the LOC130441168 gene encoding cytochrome b-c1 complex subunit 8, which encodes MGHGFGELFKLRGIVTYKISHFEQKSFAGWISHGIPNTIRRILDQIIYVVPPLGIGYLVYDQVEKEHHRLMLKNPADFEDDK